Proteins co-encoded in one Alcanivorax sp. genomic window:
- a CDS encoding 4a-hydroxytetrahydrobiopterin dehydratase: protein MTTLNTQACEACRADAPAVTEQEKETLFPQIPEWIQVEEDGVEKLQRHFSFRNFEQALAFTNQAGQLAEREGHHPAILTEYGKVTVTWWTHKIGGLHRNDFICAAKTDALLDQ from the coding sequence ATGACCACATTGAATACCCAAGCCTGTGAGGCATGCCGTGCCGATGCACCTGCCGTCACAGAACAAGAAAAGGAAACGCTCTTCCCGCAGATCCCCGAATGGATCCAGGTAGAAGAAGACGGCGTGGAAAAGCTGCAGCGACACTTCAGCTTCCGCAATTTCGAGCAGGCGCTGGCCTTCACCAATCAGGCAGGCCAACTTGCGGAACGGGAAGGCCACCACCCGGCCATTCTTACCGAATACGGCAAGGTCACTGTGACCTGGTGGACCCACAAGATCGGGGGCCTGCACCGCAATGATTTTATCTGCGCCGCCAAGACCGACGCGCTGCTGGATCAGTAA
- a CDS encoding fatty acid desaturase has translation MLVRYRADRAAVALVLAVFSLQLGLFFFSHGLATWLGMLALLPIQVSCGAICHNHHHVNVFRKRPLNRLFECILYLQTGTSPLSWTLHHNIGHHKLYLDPQKDPSPWQQPDGSLMPRWRYVLVNTLMIYPEVHRIGQQHPQLYRRFLKMFVIANIPLVLTFMHDPRNAMIIFLLPMLTMLFLLLDNTYGQHAGTGFEDHFHASRNVELKRYNLPSWNLGYHTAHHMLPGIHWSELPSLHARIRHRIPDHLIADHVFLQWEPGRQHQGEPS, from the coding sequence ATGTTGGTACGCTATAGGGCCGATCGAGCCGCAGTTGCCCTGGTGTTGGCGGTATTTTCCCTGCAACTGGGACTGTTTTTCTTTAGCCACGGCCTCGCAACCTGGCTGGGCATGCTGGCATTGCTCCCCATACAGGTTTCCTGCGGGGCGATCTGCCACAACCACCACCATGTGAATGTCTTCCGAAAACGGCCCCTGAACCGGCTGTTTGAATGCATTCTCTATCTGCAGACCGGCACCAGCCCCCTCAGCTGGACCCTGCACCACAACATCGGTCACCACAAACTCTATCTTGATCCGCAGAAAGATCCGTCACCCTGGCAACAACCCGACGGCTCACTGATGCCCCGCTGGCGCTATGTACTGGTGAACACCCTGATGATTTACCCGGAAGTTCATCGCATCGGGCAGCAGCACCCTCAGCTCTATCGGCGTTTCCTGAAAATGTTTGTGATCGCCAACATACCGCTTGTTCTGACATTCATGCATGACCCGCGCAATGCCATGATTATCTTCCTTCTGCCCATGCTCACCATGCTGTTTCTGTTGCTGGACAACACCTATGGCCAGCATGCCGGCACCGGTTTTGAGGATCATTTTCATGCCTCCCGCAATGTTGAGCTCAAGCGTTACAACCTGCCCTCCTGGAATCTGGGCTACCACACCGCGCACCACATGCTGCCGGGCATTCACTGGAGTGAGCTGCCCAGCCTGCACGCCCGTATTCGACACCGGATTCCCGACCACCTGATCGCCGACCATGTCTTTCTGCAGTGGGAGCCAGGTCGCCAGCATCAGGGCGAGCCCTCATGA